A single window of Nicotiana sylvestris chromosome 3, ASM39365v2, whole genome shotgun sequence DNA harbors:
- the LOC138887386 gene encoding uncharacterized protein, whose product MSAPPGNLEGQSIDRPPLFNGHYYSWWKNGMIDHIIGEDYQLWDIITDGPLATMKKNAEGVDVPKTRADCNAEDLRKWEKKVKAKKWLVCGLGPNEYSRIQSCTTAKEIWDTLQVAHEGTP is encoded by the coding sequence atgagtgcaccacctggaaacttgGAAGGGCAATCCATtgataggcctccactctttaatggccactactactcttggtggaaaaatGGGATGATAGATCACATCATCGGAGAAGACTATCAGCTATGGGACATTatcactgatggtcccctggctaccatgaagaagaatgctgaaggagtagatgtgccaaaaacaagagctgactgcaatgctgaggacttgaggaaatgggaaaagaaagttAAAGcgaagaaatggcttgtgtgtggacttggtccaaACGAGTatagtagaattcaaagttgtaccactgctaaggaaatctgggatactttgcaagtggctcatgaaggaacaccttaa
- the LOC104235403 gene encoding uncharacterized protein, whose product MSISAVVAEKVWEGIQSTHSVNDDQLSILHFLFGKNFERATRIVDQRGVKRILGKPSGRSIFKVVGESKRKEEYLCFPEHYCACYSFFYDIVNRGEQLSCKHQLAVRLASSLGACVDFTISDDELALMLSQL is encoded by the exons ATGAGCATTAGTGCAGTGGTTGCAGAGAAGGTGTGGGAAGGTATCCAATCAACTCATTCAG TGAACGATGACCAACTTTCAAT ATTGCATTTCTTATTTGGGAAAAATTTCGAGCGAGCAACGAGGATAGTTGATCAAAGAGGCGTAAAAAGGATCTTGGGCAAACCCAGTGGTCGTTCCATCTTTAAG GTTGTAGGAGAGTCAAAGAGGAAGGAGGAATATCTATGCTTTCCAGAACATTATTGTGCTTGTTATTCCTTCTTCTATGACATTGTAAACAGAGGGGAACAGCTTTCT TGTAAGCATCAATTAGCTGTCAGACTTGCTTCTTCGTTGGGAGCATGCGTTGATTTTACGATCTCTGATGATGAGCTTGCTCTCATGCTCTCCCAGCTTTGA